One Solanum lycopersicum chromosome 4, SLM_r2.1 DNA window includes the following coding sequences:
- the LOC100134879 gene encoding probable alkaline/neutral invertase D — MPSPVDVSQNGNARHAEAAPSLFEIEEDLARLLERPRQVNIERKRSFDERSFSEMSMTHSPPRQVYKNSENSSRVFDNMVGVYSPGRWSGIHTPRSTFGYEPHPIIGEAWEALRRSIVNFRDQPVGTIAAIDNSAEELNYDQVFVRDFVPSALAFLMNGEPDIVKNFLLKTLRLQSREKKIDQFKLGDGVMPASFKVSHDPVRNYETITADFGESAIGRVAPVDSGFWWIILLRAYTKSTGDTSLAEMPECQRGIRLILELCLSEGFDTFPTLLCADGCSMIDRRMGVYGYPIEIQALFFMALRCALFLLKHDEENQECCDAIIKRLHALSFHMRSYYWLDIKQLNDIYRYKTEEYSHTAVNKFNVMPDSLPEWVFDFMPTRGGYFIGNVSPAHMDFRWFCLGNCISILSSLATPEQASAIMDLVESRWQELVGEMPLKICYPAMEGHEWRIVTGCDPKNTSWSYHNGGTWPVLLWLLTAAAIKTGRPQIARRAIELAESRLLKDSWPEYYDGKLGRFIGKQARKFQTWSIAGYLVARMMLEDPSHLGMISLEEDKQMKPTMKRSASWTC; from the exons ATGCCTAGCCCTGTGGATGTGTCTCAAAATGGGAATGCAAGACACGCGGAAGCTGCTCCATCCTTGTTTGAAATCGAGGAAGATTTGGCTAGATTGCTGGAAAGGCCAAGACAAGTTAATATTGAAAGGAAGAGGTCGTTCGATGAAAGATCTTTCAGCGAAATGTCAATGACTCATTCACCGCCACGTCAGGTATACAAAAATTCGGAGAACTCTTCTCGTGTTTTTGATAATATGGTTGGAGTGTATTCACCAGGAAGGTGGTCCGGCATACACACACCCAGATCAACCTTCGGATATGAGCCGCATCCTATAATCGGCGAAGCATGGGAAGCTTTGAGGCGTTCTATTGTTAACTTCCGAGATCAACCTGTGGGAACTATTGCTGCTATAGATAATTCTGCTGAGGAACTTAACTATGATCAG GTTTTTGTCAGAGATTTTGTCCCCAGCGCTTTGGCATTCTTGATGAATGGTGAACCTGATATAGTaaagaattttcttttgaaaaccTTGCGCCTCCAATCTCGGGAGAAGAAGATAGACCAGTTCAAGTTGGGGGATGGAGTTATGCCTGCAAGTTTTAAAGTGTCTCATGATCCTGTTAGGAACTATGAGACTATAACTGCTGATTTCGGTGAAAGTGCTATTGGTAGAGTTGCTCCTGTTGATTCAGGGTTCTGGTGGATTATACTACTTCGTGCATACACAAAGTCTACAGGGGACACTTCTTTGGCTGAGATGCCAGAATGCCAAAGGGGTATAAGGCTGATTCTTGAATTATGTCTCTCTGAAGGTTTTGATACATTCCCAACCCTGCTGTGCGCTGATGGATGCTCTATGATTGATCGCAGAATG GGTGTCTATGGCTATCCTATTGAAATACAAGCACTTTTCTTTATGGCCTTAAGATGTGCCTTGTTTCTCCTTAAACACGACGAAGAAAACCAAGAGTGTTGTGATGCAATAATTAAACGACTTCATGCTTTAAGCTTTCACATGAGAAGTTACTATTGGCTCGACATAAAACAACTGAATGATATATACCGCTACAAAACAGAAGAGTACTCTCACACTGCAGTAAACAAGTTTAATGTGATGCCAGATTCCCTTCCGGAGTGGGTTTTTGATTTCATGCCAACTCGTGGTGGTTACTTCATCGGAAATGTTAGTCCTGCTCACATGGACTTCCGTTGGTTTTGTTTGGGTAACTGTATTTCAATCTTGTCATCTTTGGCTACACCTGAGCAAGCTTCCGCCATAATGGATCTCGTTGAATCAAGATGGCAAGAGCTAGTTGGAGAAATGCCGCTGAAAATCTGTTATCCTGCTATGGAAGGCCATGAATGGAGAATTGTAACAGGATGCGACCCTAAAAACACTAGTTGGAGTTACCACAATGGTGGCACTTGGCCAG TTCTTCTGTGGCTCCTTACTGCAGCAGCTATCAAGACTGGTCGACCCCAAATAGCACGACGGGCCATTGAACTAGCTGAATCGCGTTTACTAAAAGATAGCTGGCCAGAGTATTACGACGGAAAGCTTGGTCGATTTATTGGAAAGCAGGCGCGTAAGTTCCAGACATGGTCCATTGCTGGTTACTTGGTAGCTAGAATGATGCTGGAAGATCCATCTCATTTGGGTATGATATCACTTGAAGAAGATAAACAGATGAAGCCTACCATGAAAAGATCTGCTTCTTGGACTTGTTAA